In Salmo salar chromosome ssa14, Ssal_v3.1, whole genome shotgun sequence, the sequence GTGGGTGCTGTTGTTGTGGTTattgtaggagctgaagttgtagttgttgtagaaggtgctgcagttgtTGCGGTCGTAAGAACAACAATGTTTGTTGTAGGAGCTAAAGTGGTTGTtgaggtaggttctgcagtcgTTGCAGTCGTACGAGTAGGTTctgtcgtagtaggttctggagttgaaGTGGTTGTTGgtgcagcagttgttgtagtaagagctgcagtggttggcgtagagacagctgctgtggttgacgtagaagctacagttgttgtagcaggagctgtagttgtgatTGTTGTAGTAAGTACATCAGGTGTAGTGGTCGCTGGAGCTACACTTGCAGGAACTGCAGGTGTTGTAGTGGGTGCTGTTGTTGTGGTTattgtaggagctgaagttgtagttgttgtagaaggtgctgcagttgtTGCGGTTGTAAGAACAACAATGTTTGTTGTAGGAGCTAAAGTGGTTGTTGTGGTAGGTTCTGCAGTCGTTGCAGTCGTACGAGTAGGTTctgtcgtagtaggttctggagttgtagtggttgttggagcagcagttgttgtagtaagagctgcagtggttggcgtagagacagctgctgtggttgacgtagaagctacagttgttgtagcaggagctgtagttatgattgttgtagtaagtacatcaggtgtagtggtcgctggagctacagtggtaggaactgcaggtgttgtagtgggtgctgttgtggttgtcgtaggagctgaagttgtagttgttgtagaaggtgctgcagttgtTGCGGTCGTAAGAACAACAATGTTTGTTGTAGGAGCTAAAGTGGTTGTTGAGGTAGGTTCCGCAGTCTTTGCAGTCTTACGAGTAGGTTCTGTCGTAgcaggttctggagttgtagtggttgttggagcagcagttgttgtagtaagagctgcagtggttggcgtagagacagctgctgtggttgacgtagaagctacagttgttgtagcaggagctgtagttatgattgttgtagtaagtacatcaggtgtagtggtcgctggagctacagtggtaggaactgcaggtgttgtagtgggtgctgttgttgtggttgtcgtaggagctgaagttgtactTGTTGTAGAAGTTGCTGCAGTAGTTGCTGTCGTAAGAACAGCagatgttgtagtaggagctgccgtTGCTGTCGTGGTAGGTTCTGCAGTCGTAGCAGTCGTAGGAGTAGGTTCTGTCGTaataggttctggagttgtagcgGTCGTTGGAGAAGCAGTTGTTTTAGTTAGAGCTGAGGTGGTTGTCGTAgagacagctgctgtggttgacttagaagctacagttgttgtagcaggAGCTGTAGTTATGATTGTTGTAGAAAGTACATCAGGTGTAGTGGTCGCTGGAGCTACAGTTGTAGGAACTGCAGGTGTTGTAGTGGGTGCTGTTGTTGTGGTTattgtaggagctgaagttgtagttgttgtagaaggtgctgcagttgtTGCGGTTGTAAGAACAACAATGTTTGTTGTAGGAGCTAAAGTGGTTGTTGTGGTAGGTTCTGCAGTCGTTGCAGTCGTACGAGTAGGTTctgtcgtagtaggttctggagttgtagtggttgttggtgcagcagttgttgtagtaagagctgcagtggttggcgtagagacagctgctgtggttgacgtagaagctacagttgttgtagcaggagctgtagttatgattgttgtagtaagtacatcaggtgtagtggtcgctggagctacagtggtaggaactgcaggtgttgtagtgggtgctgttgttgtggttgtcgtaggagctgaagttgtactTGCTGTAGAAGGTGCTGCAGTAGTTTCTGTCGTAAGAACAGCagatgttgtagtaggagctgccgtTGCTGTCGTGGTAGGTTCTGCAGTCGTAGGAGTAGGTTCTGTCGTaataggttctggagttgtagcgGTCGTTGGAGCAGCAGTTGTTTTAGTTAGAGCTGAGGTGGTTGTCATAgagacagctgctgtggttgacgtagaagctacagttgttgtagcaggAGCTGTAGTTATGATTGTTGTAGAAAGTACATCAGGTGTAGTGGTAGCTGGAGCTACAGTTGTAGGAACTGCAGGCGTTGTAGTGggtgctgttgttgtggttgtcgtaggtgctgaagttgtggttgttgtagaaggtgctgcagttgtTGCGGTCGTAAGAACAACAATGTTTGTTGTAGGAGCTAAAGTAGTTGTtgaggtaggttctgcagttgTTGCAGTCGTACGAGTAGGTTctgtcgtagtaggttctggagttgtagtggttgttggagcagcagttgttgtagtcaGAACAGCAGTGGTTGTCGTAGAGACAGCTGCTGTGCTTGATGTAGAAGCTACAGGTGTTgtagcaggagctgtagttgtgattgttgtagtaagtacatcaggtgtagtggtcgctggagctacagtggtaggaactgcaggtgttgtagtgggtgctgttgttgtggttgtcgtaggagctgaagttgtactTGTTGTAGAAGTTGCTGCAGTAGTTGCTGTCGTAAGAACAGCagatgttgtagtaggagctgccgtTGCTGTCGTGGTAGGTTCTGCAGTCGTAGCAGTCGTAGGAGTAGGTTCTGTCGTaataggttctggagttgtagcgGTCGTTGGAGAAGCAGTTGTTTTAGTTAGAGCTGAGGTGGTTGTCATAgagacagctgctgtggttgacgtagaagctacagttgttgtagcaggAGCTGTCGTTATGATTGTTGTAGAAAGTATATCAGGTGTAGTGGTCGCTGGAGCTACAGTTGTAGGAACTGCAGGTGTTGTAGTGGGTGCAGTTGTGGTTattgtaggagctgaagttgtagttgttgtagaaggtgctgcagATGTTGCGGTTGTAAGAACAACAATGTTTGTTGTAGGAGCTAAAGTGGTTGTTGTGGTAGGTTCCGCAGTCGTTGCAGTCGCATGCAGTAGGTTctgtcgtagtaggttctggagttgtagtggttgttggagcagcagttgttgtagtaagagctgcagtggttggcatagagacagctgctgtggttgactcagaagctacagttgttgtagcaggagctgtagttgtgatTGTTGTAGTAAGTATATCAGGTGTACTGGTCACTGGAGCTACACTTGTAGGAACTGCAGGTGTTGTAGTGGGggctgttgttgtggttgtcgtaggagctgaagttgtacttgttgtagaaggtgctgcagtAGTTGCTGTCGTAAGAACAGCagatgttgtagtaggagctgccgtTGCTGTCGTGGTAGGTTCTGCAGTCGTAGCAGTCATAGGAGTAGGTTCTGTCGTAATAGGGTCTGGAGTTGTAGCGGTCGTTGGAGCAGCAGTTGTTTTAGTTAGAGCTGAGGTGGTTGTCGTAGAGACAGCTGATGTGGTTGACGtagaagctacagttgttgtagcaggAGCTGTCGTTATGATTGTTGTAGAAAGTACATCAGGTGTAGTGGTCGCTGGAGCTACAGTTGTAGGAACTGCAGGTGTTGTAGTGGGTGCTGTTGTTGTCGTTattgtaggagctgaagttgtagttgttgtagaaggtgctgcagttgtTGCGGTTGTAAGAACAACAATGTTTGTTGTAGGAGCTAAAGTGGTTGTTGTGGTAGTTTCTGCAGTCGTTGCAGTCATACGAGAAGGTTctgtcgtagtaggttctggagttgtactggttgttggagcagcagttgttgtagtaagagctgcagtggttggcgtagagacagctgctgtggttgacgtagaagctacagttgttgtagcaggagctgtagttatgattgttgtagtaagtacatcaggtgtagtggtcgctggagctacagttgtaggaactgcaggtgttgtagtgggtgctgttgttgtggttgtcgtaggagctgaagttgtacttgttgtagaaggtgctgcagtAGTTGCTGTCGTAAGAACAGCagatgttgtagtaggagctgccgtTGCTGTCGTGGTAGGTTCTGCAGTTGTAGGAGTAGTTTCTGTCGTaataggttctggagttgtagcgGTCGTTGGAGCAGCAGTTGTTTTAGTTAGAGCTGAGGTGGTTGTCATAGAGACCGCTGCTGTGGTTGACGtagaagctacagttgttgtagcaggAGCTGTAGTTATGATTGTTGTAGAAAGTACATTAGGTGTAGTGGTCGCTGGAGCTACAGTTGTAGGAACTGCAGGCGTTGTAGTGggtgctgttgttgtggttgtcgtaggagctgaagttgtagttgttgtagaaggtgctgcagttgtTGCGGTCGTAAGAACAACAATGTTTGTTGTAGGAGCTAAAGTGGTTGTTGTGGTAGGTTCTGCAGTCGTTGCAGTCGTACGAGTAGGTTctgtcgtagtaggttctggagttgtagtggttgttggagcagcagttgttgtagtaagAGCAGCAGTGGTTGGCGTAgagacagctgctgtggttgatGTAGAAGCTACAGGTGTTgtagcaggagctgtagttgtgattgttgtagtaagtacatcaggtgtagtggtcgctggagctacagtggtaggaactgcaggtgttgtagtgggtgctgttgttgtggttgtcgtaggagctgaagttgtacttgttgtagaaggtgctgcagtAGTTGCTGTCGTAAGAACAGCagatgttgtagtaggagctgccgtTGCTGTCGTGGTAGGTTCTGCAGTCGTAGCAGTCGTAGGAGTAGGTTCTGTCGTaataggttctggagttgtagcgGTCGTTGGAGAAGCAGTTGTTTTAGTTAGAGCTGAGGTGGTTGTCGTAgagacagctgctgtggttgacgtagaagctacagttgttgtagcaggAGCTGTAGTTATGATTGTTGTAGAAAGTACATCAGGTGTAGTGGTCGCTGGAGCTACAGTTGTAGGAACTGCAGGTGTTGTAGTGGGTGCTGTTGTTGTGGTTattgtaggagctgaagttgtagttgttgtagaaggtgctgcagttgtTGCGGTTGTAAGAACAACAATGTTTGTTGTAGGAGCTAAAGTGGTTGTTGAGGTAGGTTCCGCAGTCTTTGCAGTCGTACGAGTAGGTTCTGTCGTAgcaggttctggagttgtagtggttgttggagcagcagttgttgtagtaagagctgcagtggttggcgtagagacagctgctgtggttgacgtagaagctacagttgttgtagcaggAGCTGTAGTTATGATTGTTGTAGTAAGTACATCAGGTGTAGTGGTCGCTGGAGCTACAGTTGTAGGAACTGCAGGTGTTGTAGTGGGTGCTGTGTTGTGGTTattgtaggagctgaagttgtagttgttgtagaaggtgctgcagATGTTGCGGTTGTAAGAACAACAATGTTTGTTGTAGGAGCTAAAGTGGTTGTTGTGGTAGGTTCTGCAGTCGTTGCAGTCGTACGAGTAGGTTctgtcgtagtaggttctggagttgtactggttgttggagcagcagttgttgtagtaagagctgcagtggttggcatagagacagctgctgtggttgactcagaagctacagttgttgtagcaggagctgtagttgtgattgttgtagtaagtacatcaggtgtagtggtcgctggagctacacttgtaggaactgcaggtgttgtagtgggtgctgttgttgtggttgtcgtaggagctgaagttgtactTGTTGTAGAAGTTGCTGCAGTAGTTGCTGTCGTAAGAACAGCagatgttgtagtaggagctgccgtTGCTGTCGTGGTAGGTTCTGCAGTCGTAGCAGTCGTAGGAGTAGGTTCTGTCGTaataggttctggagttgtagcgGTCGTTGGAGAAGCAGTTGTTTTAGTTAGAGCTGAGGTGGTTGTCGTAgagacagctgctgtggttgacgtagaagctacagttgttgtagcaggAGCTGTAGTTATGATTGTTGTAGAAAGTACATCAGGTGTAGTGGTCGCTGGAGCTACAGTTGTAGGAACTGCAGGTGTTGTAGTGGGTGCTGTTGTTGTGGTTattgtaggagctgaagttgtagttgttgtagaaggtgctgcagttgtTGCGGTCGTAAGAACAACAATGTTTGTTGTAGGAGCTAAAGTGGTTGTTGAGGTAGGTTCCGCAGTCTTTGCAGTCGTACGAGTAGGTTCTGTCGTAgcaggttctggagttgtagtggttgttggagcagcagttgttgtagtaagagctgcagtggttggcgtagagacagctgctgtggttgacgtagaagctacagttgttgtagcaggagctgtagttatgattgttgtagtaagtacatcaggtgtagtggtcgctggagctacagttgtaggaactgcaggtgttgtagtgggtgcttgttgtggttgttgtaggagctgaagttgtagttgttgtagaaggtgctgcagttgtTGCGGTCGTAAGAACAACAATGTTTGTTGTAGGAGCTAAAGTGGTTGTTGAGGTAGGTTCCGCAGTCGTTGCAGTCTTACGAGTAGGTTCTGTCGTAgcaggttctggagttgtagtggttgttggagcagcagttgttgtagtaagagctgcagtggttggcgtagagacagctgctgtggttgacgtagaagctacagttgttgtagcaggagctgtagttatgattgttgtagtaagtacatcaggtgtagtggtcgctggagctacagtggtaggaactgcaggtgttgtagtgggtgctgttgttgtggttgtcgtaggaactgaagttgtacttgttgtagaaggtgctgcagtAGTTGCTGTCGTAAGAACAGCagatgttgtagtaggagctgacGTTGCAGTCGTGGTAGGTTCTGCAGTCGTAGCAGTCGTAGGAGTAGGTTCTGTCGTaataggttctggagttgtagtggtcgttggAGAAGCAGTTGTTTTAGTTAGAGCTGAGGTGGTTGTCGTTgagacagctgctgtggttgacgtagaagctacagttgttgtagctgGAGCTGTAGTTATGATTGTTGTAGAAAGTACATCAGGTGTAGTGGTCGCTGGAGCTACAGTTGTAGGAACTGCAGGTGTTGTAGTGGGTGCTGTTGTTGTGGTTattgtaggagctgaagttgtagttgttgtagaaggtgctgcagttgtTGCGGTTGTAAGAACAACAATGTTTGTTGTAGGAGCTAAAGTGGTTGTTGTGGTAGGTTCTGGAGTCGTTGCAGTCGTACGAGTAGGTTctgtcgtagtaggttctggagttgtagtggttgttggagcagcagttgttgtagtaagagctgcagtggttggcgtagagacagctgctgtggttgacgtagaagctacagttgttgtagcaggagctgtagttatgattgttgtagtaagtacatcaggtgtagtggtcgctggagctacagttgtaggaactgcaggtgttgtagtgggtgctgttgttgtggttgtcgtaggagctgaagttgtacttgttgtagaaggtgctgcagtAGTTGCTGTCGTAAGAACAGCagatgttgtagtaggagctgccgtTGCTGTCGTGGTAGGTTCTGCAGTCGTAGCAGTCGTAGGAGTAGGTTCTGTCGTaataggttctggagttgtagcgGTCGTTGGAGCAGCAGTTGTTTTAGTTAGAGCTGAGGTGGTTGTCGTAgagacagctgctgtggttgacgtagaagctacagttgttgtagcaggAGCTGTAGTTATGATTGTTGTAGAAAGTACATCAGGTGTAGTGGTCGCTGGAGCTACAGTTGTAGGAACTGCAGGTGTTGTAGTGGGTGCTGTTGTTGTGGTTattgtaggagctgaagttgtagttgttgtagaaggtgctgcagttgtTGCGGTTGTAAGAACAACAATGTTTGTTGTAGGAGCTAAAGTGGTTGTTGTGGTAGGTTCTGCAGTCGTTGCAGTCGTACGAGTAGGTTctgtcgtagtaggttctggagttgtagtggttgttggtgcagcagttgttgtagtaagagctgcagtggttggcgtagagacagctgctgtggttgacgtagaagctacagttgttgtagcaggAGCTGTAGTTATGATTGTTGTAGTAAGTACATCAGGTGTAGTGGTCGCTGGAGCTACACTTGCAGGAACTGCAGGTGTTGTAGTGggtgctgttgttgtggttgtcgtaggagctgaagttgtacttgttgtagaaggtgctgcagtAGTTGCTGTCGTAAGAACAGCagatgttgtagtaggagctgccgtTGCTGTCGTGGTAGGTTCTGCAGTCGTAGTAGTCGTAGGAGTAGGTTCTGTCGTaataggttctggagttgtagcgGTCGTTGGAGCAGCAGTTGTTTTAGTTAGAGCTGAGGTGGTTGTCGTAgagacagctgctgtggttgacgtagaagctacagttgttgtagcaggAGCTGTAGTTATGATTGTTGTAGAAAGTACATCAGGTGTAGTGGTCGCTGGAGCTACAGTTGTAGGAACTGCAGGTGTTGTAGTGGGTGCTGTTGTTGTGGTTattgtaggagctgaagttgtagttgttgtagaaggtgctgcagttgtTGCGGTTGTAAGAACAACAATGTTTGTTGTAGGAGCTAAAGTGGTTGTTGTGGTAGGTTCTGCAGTCGTTGCAGTCGTACGAGTAGGTTctgtcgtagtaggttctggagttgtagtggttgttggtgcagcagttgttgtagtaagagctgcagtggttggcgtagagacagctgctgtggttgacgtagaagctacagttgttgtagcaggagctgtagttgtgatTGTTGTAGTAAGTACATCAGGTGTAGTGGTCGCTGGAGCTACACTTGCAGGAACTGCAGGTGTTGTAGTGggtgctgttgttgtggttgttgtaggagctgaagttgtagttgttgtagaaggtgcagCAGTTGTTGCGGTTGTAAGAACAGCAATGTTTGTTGTAGGAGCTAAAGTGGTTGTTGTGGTAGGTTCTGCAGTCGTTGCAGTCGTACGAGTAGGTTctgtcgtagtaggttctggagttgtagtggttgttggtgcagcagttgttgtagtaagagctgcagtggttggcgtagagacagctgctgtggttgacgtagaagctacagttgttgtagcaggagctgtagttgtgattgttgtagtaagtacatcaggtgtagtggtcgctggagctacagtggtaggaactgcaggtgttgtagtgggtgctgttgtggttgtcgtaggagctgaagttgtagttgttgtagaaggtgctgcagttgtTGCGGTCGTAAGAACAACAATGTTTGTTGTAGGAGCTAAAGTAGTTGTtgaggtaggttctgcagttgTTGCAGTCGTACGAGTAGGTTctgtcgtagtaggttctggagttgtagtggttgttggagcagcagttgttgtagtcaGAACAGCAGTGGTTGTCGTAGAGACAGCTGCTGTGCTTGATGTAGAAGCTACAGGTGTTgtagcaggagctgtagttgtgattgttgtagtaagtacatcaggtgtagtggtcgctggagctacagtggtaggaactgcaggtgttgtagtgggtgctgttgttgtggttgtcgtaggagctgaagttgtactTGTTGTAGAAGTTGCTGCAGTAGTTGCTGTCGTAAGAACAGCagatgttgtagtaggagctgccgtTGCTGTCGTGGTAGGTTCTGCAGTCGTAGCAGTCGTAGGAGTAGGTTCTGTCGTAACAGGTTCTGTAGTTGTAGCGGTCGTTGGAGAAGCAGTTGTTTTAGTTAGAGCTGAGGTGGTTGTCGTAgagacagctgctgtggttgacgtagaagctacagttgttgtagcaggAGCTGTAGTTATGATTGTTGTAGAAAGTACATCAGGTGTAGTGGTCGCTGGAGCTACACTTGCAGGAACTGCAGGTGTTGTAGTGggtgctgttgttgtggttgtcgtaggagctgaagttgtagttgttgtagaaggtgcagCAGTTGTTGCGGTCGTAAGAACAACAATGTTTGTTGTAGGAGCTAAAGTGGTTGTTGAGGTAGGTTCCGCAGTCTTTGCAGTCGTACGAGTAGGTTCTGTCGTAGCAGgatctggagttgtagtggttgttggagcagcagttgttgtagtaagagctgcagtggttggcgtagagacagctgctgtggttgacgtagaagctacagttgttgtagcaggagctgtagttatgattgttgtagtaagtacatcaggtgtagtggtcgctggagctacagtggtaggaactgcaggtgttgtagtggttgtcgtaggagctgaagttgtagttgttgtagaaggtgctgcagttgtTGCGGTCGTAAGAACAACAATGTTTGTTGTAGGAGCTAAAGTGGTTGTTGAGGTAGGTTCCGCAGTCTTTGCAGTCTTACGAGTAGGTTCTGTCGTAgcaggttctggagttgtagtggttgttggagcagcagttgttgtagtaagagctgcagtggttggcgtagagacagctgctgtggttgacgtagaagctacagttgttgtagcaggagctgtagttatgattgttgtagtaagtacatcaggtgtagtggtcgctggagctacagttgtagtaactgcaggtgttgtagtgggtgctgttgttgtggttgtcgtaggaactgaagttgtacttgttgtagaaggtgctgcagtAGTTGCTGTCGTAAGAACAGCagatgttgtagtaggagctgacGTTGCTGTCGTGGTAGGTTCTGCAGTCGTAGCAGTCGTAGGAGTAGGTTCTGTCGTaataggttctggagttgtagcgGTCGTTGGAGAAGCAGTTGTTTTAGTTAGAGCTGAGGTGGTTGTCGTTgagacagctgctgtggttgacgtagaagctacagttgttgtagcaggagctgtagttatgattgttgtagtaagtacatcaggtgtagtggtcgctggagctacagttgtagtaactgcaggtgttgtagtgggtgctgttgttgtggttgtcgtaggagctgaagttgtacttgttgtagaaggtgctgcagtAGTTGCTGTCGTAAGAACAGCagatgttgtagtaggagctgccgtTGCTGTCGTGGTAGGTTCTGCAGTCGTAGTAGTCGTAGGAGTAGGTTCTGTCGTaataggttctggagttgtagcgGTCGTTGGAGCAGCAGTTGTTTTAGTTAGAGCTGAGGTGGTTGTCGTAgagacagctgctgtggttgacgtagaagctacagttgttgtagctgGAGCTGTAGTTATGATTGTTGTAGAAAGTACATCAGGTGTAGTGGTCGCTGGAGCTACAGTTGTAGGAACTGCAGGTGTTGTAGTGGGTGCTGTTGTTGTGGTTattgtaggagctgaagttgtagttgttgtagaaggtgctgcagttgtTGCGGTTGTAAGaacaacaatgtttattgtaggaGCTAAAGTGGTTGTTGTGGTAGTTTCTGCAGTCGTCTCAGTCATACGAGAAGGTTctgtcgtagtaggttctggagttgtagtggttgttggagcagcagttgttgtagtaagagctgcagtggttggcgtagagacagctgctgtggttgacgtagaagctacagttgttgtagcaggagctgtagttatgattgttgtagtaagtacatcaggtgtagtggtcgctggagctacagttgtagtaactgcaggtgttgtagtgggtgctgttgttgtggttgtcgtaggagctgaagttgtacttgttgtagaaggtgctgcagtAGTTGCTGTCGTAAGAACAGCagatgttgtagtaggagctgccgtTGCTGTCGTGGTAGGTTCTGCAGTCGTAGTAGTCGTAGGAGTAGGTTCTGTCGTaataggttctggagttgtagcgGTCGTTGGAGCAGCAGTTGTTTTAGTTAGAGCTGAGGTGGTTGTCGTAgagacagctgctgtggttgacgtagaagctacagttgttgtagcaggAGCTGTAGTTATGATTGTTGTAGAAAGTACATCAGGTGTAGTGGTCGCTGGAGCTACAGTTGTAGGAACTGCAGGTGTTGTAGTGGGTGCTGTTGTTGTGGTTattgtaggagctgaagttgtagttgttgtagaaggtgctgcagttgtTGCTGTCGTAAGAACAGCagatgttgtagtaggagctgccgtTGCTGTCGTGGTAGGTTCTGCAGTCGTAGTAGTCGTAGGAGTAGGTTCTGTCGTaataggttctggagttgtagcgGTCGTTGGAGCAGCAGTTGTTTTAGTTAGAGCTGAGGTGGTTGTCGTAgagacagctgctgtggttgacgtagaagctacagttgttgtagcaggAGCTGTAGTTATGATTGTTGTAGAAAGTACATCAGGTGTAGTGGTCGCTGGAGCTACAGTTGTAGGAACTGCAGGTGTTGTAGTGGGTGCTGTTGTTGTGGTTattgtaggagctgaagttgtagttgttgtagaaggtgctgcagttgtTGCGGTTGTAAGAACAACAAT encodes:
- the LOC106570132 gene encoding mucin-5AC-like, producing MTTTSALTKTTASPTTATTPEPITTEPTPTTATTAEPTTTATAAPTTTSAVLTTATTAATSTTSTTSAPTTTTTTAPTTTPAVPTTVAPATTTPDVLTTTITTTAPATTPVASTSSTAAVSTTTTAVLTTTTAAPTTTTTPEPTTTEPTRTTATTAEPTSTTTLAPTTNIVVLTTATTAAPSTTTTTSAPTTTTTTAPTTTPAVPTTVAPATTTPDVLSTTIITTAPATTTVASTSTTAAVSMTTTSALTKTTAAPTTATTPEPITTEPTPTTAEPTTTATAAPTTTSAVLTTETTAAPSTASTTSAPTTTTTTAPTTTPAVPTTVAPATTTPDVLTTTIITTAPATTTVASTSTTAAVSTPTTAALTTTTAAPTTTTTPEPTTTEPTRTTATTAEPTTTTTLAPTTNIVVLTTATTAAPSTTTTTSAPTITTTTAPTTTPAVPTTVAPATTTPDVLSTTIITTAPATTTVASKSTTAAVSTTTTSALTKTTASPTTATTPEPITTEPTPTTATTAEPTTTATAAPTTTSAVLTTATTAATSTTSTTSAPTTTTTTAPTTTPAVPTTVAPATTTPDVLTTTIITTAPATTTVASTSTTAAVSTPTTAALTTTTAAPTTTTTPEPATTEPTRKTAKTAEPTSTTTLAPTTNIVVLTTATTAAPSTTTTTSAPTTTTTAPTTTPAVPTTVAPATTTPDVLTTTIITTAPATTTVASTSTTAAVSTPTTAALTTTTAAPTTTTTPEPTTTEPTRTTATTAEPTTTTTLAPTTNIVVLTTATTAAPSTTTTTSAPTITTTTAPTTTPAVPASVAPATTTPDVLTTTITTTAPATTTVASTSTTAAVSTPTTAALTTTTAAPTTTSTPEPTTTEPTRTTATTAEPTSTTTLAPTTNIVVLTTATTAAPSTTTTTSAPTITTTTAPTTTPAVPTTVAPATTTPDVLSTTIITTAPATTTVASTSTTAAVSTTTTSALTKTTAAPTTATTPEPITTEPTPTTATTAEPTTTATAAPTTTSAVLTTATTAAPSTTSTTSVPTTTTTTAPTTTPAVPTTVAPATTTPDVLTTTIITTAPATTTVASTSTTAAVSTPTTAALTTTTAAPTTTTTPEPATTEPTRKTAKTAEPTSTTTLAPTTNIVVLTTATTAAPSTTTTTSAPTTTTSTTYYDRTYSYDCYDCRTYHDSNGSSYYNICTSNYIYNKTYYDRTYSYDCYDCRTYHDSNGSSYYNICSNFYNKTYYDRTYSYDCRTYHDSNGSSYYNICCSYDSNYCSTFYNKTYYDRTYSYDCYDCRTYHDSNGSSYYNICCSYDSNYYGTFYNKYNFSSYDNHNSTHYNTCSSYKPYYDRTYSYDCYDCRTYHDSNGSSYYNICCSYDSNYCSTFYNKNYYDRTYSYDCYDCRTYHDSNGSSYYNICCSYDSSYYSTFYNKTYYDRTYSYDCYDCRTYHDSNGSSYYNICCSYDSNYYSTFYNNSCYNNFSFYVNHSSCVYANHCSSYYNNCCSNNHYNSRTCYDRTYSSYDNHNNCTYYNTCSSYNCSSHDHYTCFTYYSDLNFSSCYNNCSFYGNHSSCLYDNHCRSNYNKCCCYDDYNYRIYCHSTHSYDCYNCRYYQINNCSSCYNNCNFSSNDSHNNSTYYSTCSSYNCSSYDHYTCSTYCNNYNYSSCYNICSFYVNHSSCPYHNHCSSFDNYSSYENNCNSYDNCSTYFDNYN
- the LOC123726590 gene encoding mucin-5AC-like; the protein is LYANHCSSYYNNCCSNNQYNSRTYYDRTYSYDCNDCRTYHNNHFSSYNKHCCSYNRNICSTFYNNYNFSSYNNHNTAPTTTPAVPTTVAPATTTPDVLTTTIITTAPATTTVASTSTTAAVSTPTTAALTTTTAAPTTTTTPEPATTEPTRTTAKTAEPTSTTTLAPTTNIVVLTTATTAAPSTTTTTSAPTITTTTAPTTTPAVPTTVAPATTTPDVLSTTIITTAPATTTVASTSTTAAVSTTTTSALTKTTASPTTATTPEPITTEPTPTTATTAEPTTTATAAPTTTSAVLTTATTAAPSTTSTTSAPTTTTTTAPTTTPAVPTTVAPATTTPDVLTTTITTTAPATTPVASTSTTAAVSTPTTAALTTTTAAPTTTTTPEPTTTEPTRTTATTAEPTTTTTLAPTTNIVVLTTATTAAPSTTTTTSAPTTTTTTAPTTTPAVPTTVAPATTTPNVLSTTIITTAPATTTVASTSTTAAVSMTTTSALTKTTAAPTTATTPEPITTETTPTTAEPTTTATAAPTTTSAVLTTATTAAPSTTSTTSAPTTTTTTAPTTTPAVPTTVAPATTTPDVLTTTIITTAPATTTVASTSTTAAVSTPTTAALTTTTAAPTTSTTPEPTTTEPSRMTATTAETTTTTTLAPTTNIVVLTTATTAAPSTTTTTSAPTITTTTAPTTTPAVPTTVAPATTTPDVLSTTIITTAPATTTVASTSTTSAVSTTTTSALTKTTAAPTTATTPDPITTEPTPMTATTAEPTTTATAAPTTTSAVLTTATTAAPSTTSTTSAPTTTTTTAPTTTPAVPTSVAPVTSTPDILTTTITTTAPATTTVASESTTAAVSMPTTAALTTTTAAPTTTTTPEPTTTEPTACDCNDCG